From Mucilaginibacter rubeus, a single genomic window includes:
- a CDS encoding peroxiredoxin: MSLRLGDKAPNFKAKTSEGEIDFYEYLGDSWGVLFSHPGDYTPVCTTELGKTAALKNEFEKRNVKVIALSVDSVESHHGWINDINETQGVEVNFPIIADEDRKISEAYDMIHPNASVNATVRSLFIIGPDKAVKLIITYPASTGRNFQEILRVIDSLQLTANYSVATPADWKEGEDVVIVPAIKTEDIPAKFPKGFTAVKPYLRLTPQPNK, translated from the coding sequence ATGAGTTTAAGACTGGGCGATAAAGCGCCAAATTTCAAAGCAAAAACATCAGAAGGCGAAATTGATTTTTACGAATATTTAGGTGATAGCTGGGGCGTACTATTTTCGCATCCAGGCGACTATACACCTGTTTGTACAACAGAACTTGGCAAAACCGCAGCGTTAAAAAATGAATTTGAAAAGCGTAACGTTAAAGTTATCGCGCTAAGTGTTGACTCAGTTGAATCGCACCACGGCTGGATTAACGATATCAATGAAACTCAGGGCGTTGAAGTTAACTTCCCGATCATTGCCGATGAAGACCGTAAAATTTCTGAAGCTTATGATATGATCCACCCAAATGCTTCTGTAAATGCAACCGTGCGCTCATTATTTATCATTGGCCCGGATAAAGCAGTTAAGCTGATTATTACTTATCCTGCATCAACCGGCCGTAATTTCCAGGAAATTTTGAGGGTGATAGATTCGCTGCAGTTAACCGCTAATTACAGCGTTGCTACACCGGCCGACTGGAAAGAAGGAGAGGACGTAGTTATAGTACCTGCAATTAAAACCGAAGACATCCCCGCCAAATTTCCAAAGGGTTTTACAGCGGTTAAGCCTTATTTGCGGCTGACACCACAACCAAATAAATAA
- a CDS encoding MFS transporter — protein sequence MTDTTNAKTTRNAIFLVLVASLGYFVDIYDLLVFSIVRIPSLTDIGLNAKEVTDKGQFIISIQMFGLLLGGIIWGIVGDKLGRIKVLFGSILLYSIANFANGLVHDVNTYAIVRFIAGLGLAGELGAGITLVSETLSKENRGYGTMMVAVIGLFGATAAYAVAKFGWRNAYFVGGGLGILLLLLRVGTFESGMFKNVENSNVSKGNMLMLFTSWERLKKYLYCILIGAPLWYVVGVLISFSDKFGVALGAKTIIKPGDGIFYSYIGIAIGDIVAGLLAQVTKSRKLTMAVFLILSLVSVHFYLSDNGITPERFALLSFFMGCTVGYWATFVTIASEQFGTNIRSTVTTTVPNFVRGSLIPITLAFNAFNAKYGYIKSGYIMMGILTVVALFSLSQLKETFGKDLNYVEIS from the coding sequence ATGACTGATACTACCAACGCCAAAACTACAAGGAACGCTATATTCTTAGTACTTGTTGCTTCACTTGGCTATTTTGTTGATATATATGATCTTTTGGTTTTTTCGATAGTACGAATCCCCAGCCTTACAGATATTGGCTTAAACGCGAAGGAAGTAACCGATAAAGGACAATTTATCATAAGCATCCAAATGTTTGGATTATTGCTTGGCGGGATCATATGGGGTATTGTGGGTGATAAGCTGGGGCGTATTAAAGTACTTTTTGGCTCTATATTGCTTTATTCCATCGCCAATTTTGCCAATGGGCTTGTACACGATGTAAATACTTACGCCATCGTTAGGTTTATTGCAGGCCTGGGGCTTGCAGGCGAGCTTGGCGCAGGTATTACTTTAGTTAGTGAAACATTGAGTAAGGAAAACCGTGGTTACGGAACCATGATGGTTGCTGTTATCGGATTGTTTGGGGCCACTGCCGCTTATGCCGTAGCCAAATTTGGCTGGCGCAATGCATACTTTGTAGGCGGTGGGTTAGGAATCTTATTGTTGCTGCTGCGTGTTGGTACTTTTGAATCAGGCATGTTCAAAAATGTTGAGAATAGCAACGTATCCAAAGGCAACATGCTCATGTTATTTACCAGTTGGGAACGGTTAAAAAAATACCTGTATTGTATCCTGATAGGTGCACCGCTTTGGTATGTGGTGGGCGTGCTGATCAGTTTTTCAGATAAGTTTGGTGTCGCGTTAGGCGCTAAAACTATTATCAAACCAGGTGACGGCATATTTTACAGTTATATAGGTATTGCCATTGGCGATATTGTTGCAGGCTTGCTGGCCCAGGTTACCAAGTCGCGGAAATTAACCATGGCTGTGTTTCTAATACTTTCATTGGTAAGTGTGCATTTTTATCTCAGTGACAACGGCATCACTCCGGAACGCTTTGCCCTATTAAGTTTCTTTATGGGTTGTACAGTAGGTTACTGGGCAACTTTTGTAACCATCGCCTCAGAACAGTTTGGTACCAATATCAGATCGACGGTTACCACAACTGTACCCAATTTCGTACGCGGCTCATTAATCCCTATAACCTTAGCATTCAACGCATTTAATGCCAAATATGGTTATATTAAATCCGGATATATCATGATGGGCATACTTACGGTAGTCGCTCTGTTTTCATTAAGCCAGTTAAAGGAAACTTTTGGTAAGGATTTGAATTATGTGGAGATAAGCTAA
- the hemF gene encoding oxygen-dependent coproporphyrinogen oxidase — MISKEQIAEDYKQIQDEICAALEKLDGVAKFEEEIWEREGGGGGRTRVIQNGKVLEKGGVNFSAVHGHLPDTMKRALQVEQDDFFATGVSIVIHPNHPLVPIIHMNIRYFEMPSTMGDSQKPVRWFGGGIDLTPHYVFEDDARFFHSGLKTVCDKYYEDFYPRFKKWADDYFFIKHRNETRGIGGIFYDRLTANDELSWEDIFEFSKSVGRSFAPLYTELVNRNRDKSFTEDQQLFQYQRRSRYAEFNLVYDAGTKFGLETNGRIESILMSLPPTAKWLYDYHPAGGSEEEKTLSLLKKGINWA; from the coding sequence ATGATCAGCAAAGAACAAATAGCCGAAGATTATAAGCAAATACAGGACGAGATCTGCGCCGCGCTTGAAAAGTTAGATGGTGTAGCAAAATTTGAGGAGGAGATTTGGGAGCGTGAGGGTGGAGGTGGAGGCCGTACCCGGGTTATCCAGAATGGTAAGGTCCTTGAAAAAGGAGGTGTTAATTTTTCGGCGGTTCACGGTCATTTACCTGATACCATGAAGCGTGCGCTTCAGGTTGAACAGGATGATTTTTTTGCTACCGGTGTTTCTATTGTGATCCATCCTAATCACCCGCTGGTGCCAATCATCCATATGAACATTCGTTACTTCGAAATGCCATCAACTATGGGCGATAGCCAAAAGCCCGTTCGCTGGTTTGGTGGCGGTATTGATTTAACCCCGCATTACGTATTTGAAGATGATGCCCGCTTTTTCCATAGCGGCTTAAAAACAGTTTGCGATAAGTACTACGAAGATTTTTACCCTCGTTTTAAAAAATGGGCCGATGATTATTTCTTCATCAAACACCGTAACGAAACCCGGGGCATAGGCGGCATATTTTATGACAGGCTCACTGCCAATGATGAATTGAGTTGGGAAGATATCTTCGAGTTCTCTAAATCAGTCGGTCGCTCGTTTGCGCCGCTTTATACAGAGCTTGTAAACCGTAATCGTGATAAATCATTTACTGAAGACCAGCAACTGTTTCAATATCAGCGCCGCAGCCGTTATGCCGAATTCAACCTGGTTTACGATGCAGGTACCAAATTTGGCCTGGAAACCAATGGCAGGATCGAATCGATATTGATGAGCTTGCCACCCACAGCTAAATGGCTTTATGACTACCATCCGGCTGGTGGCAGCGAAGAAGAAAAAACATTATCTTTACTTAAAAAAGGTATAAACTGGGCATAG
- a CDS encoding cold-shock protein, with the protein MKTGKVKWFNTQKGYGFIITEEGKDLFVHFKDVQGGVNAIKDNDSVTYDVEEGRKGLQAVNVKKV; encoded by the coding sequence ATGAAAACTGGAAAAGTAAAATGGTTTAACACACAGAAGGGTTATGGCTTTATTATTACCGAAGAAGGTAAAGATCTTTTTGTACACTTTAAAGACGTTCAGGGTGGCGTAAATGCCATTAAGGATAACGACAGCGTTACATACGATGTTGAAGAAGGCAGAAAAGGATTACAGGCAGTTAACGTGAAAAAGGTATAA